A region from the Oceanidesulfovibrio marinus genome encodes:
- the clpB gene encoding ATP-dependent chaperone ClpB encodes MDLSKLTQKSQEALGVAQETAVRMGHQSVDAEHLLLALATQENGLVPRILEKAGYDAGAYAKAVEEELAKMPSVSGPGAQPGQITVTQRLSQILVKAMDHAKRLNDEYVSVEHLFLTLAEEPEKTGVGRVNKQFGLTPEKVLETLTEVRGSQRVTSDNPEATYEALGKYGRDLVEEARKGKLDPVIGRDEEIRRCVRILSRRTKNNPVLIGEAGVGKTAIVEGLAHRVLKGDVPESLKDKMIYALDMGALIAGAKYRGEFEERLKAVLKEVEKSEGKIIMFIDEIHTIVGAGKTEGSMDAGNLLKPMLARGELHCIGATTLDEYRKNIEKDPALERRFQPVVVNEPSVEDTISILRGLSERFEVHHGVRIADAALVEAAVLSHRYITDRNLPDKAIDLIDEAGALIRTEIDSLPTELDVINRKIMQLEIEREALRREKDEASRERLGKLEKELADLKEDQGELMARWEKEKGSIDEVRKVKEDIERTRREIEEAERKYDLNRAAELRFGTLTQLEKTLAQLEGTETAEGEEKSETTRLLREEVTPEDVAAIVARWTGIPVSRLMEGEREKLMRLPELLHERVIGQEEAVNAVADAVIRARAGLKDPRRPIGSFIFLGPTGVGKTELCKTLAQALFDSEDNMVRLDMSEYMEKHTVARLIGAPPGYVGYEEGGQLTETVRRKPYSVILLDEIEKAHHDVFNVLLQILDDGRLTDSHGRTVDFKNTILIMTSNIGSTTMLEGITEQGDFREGVRDAVMGELRRHFRPEFLNRVDETVLFKPLLMDQLKQIVELQLANLRERLEDRKIELNLTDAAKELIVRSAYDPVYGARPLKRYLAAHLETPLAKALIGGKLHDGEAVTFDVLDGDLGYTTGPRTRTEEESAEA; translated from the coding sequence ATGGATCTCAGCAAGCTGACTCAGAAATCGCAGGAAGCCCTGGGCGTGGCCCAGGAGACTGCGGTGCGCATGGGCCACCAGAGCGTGGATGCCGAGCATCTGCTCCTGGCCCTCGCCACCCAGGAAAACGGCCTGGTGCCGCGCATTCTGGAAAAGGCCGGCTACGACGCCGGGGCCTATGCCAAGGCCGTGGAAGAGGAGCTGGCCAAGATGCCCTCGGTCTCCGGACCAGGCGCCCAGCCCGGCCAGATCACCGTCACCCAGCGGTTGTCGCAGATCCTGGTCAAGGCCATGGACCACGCAAAGCGGCTCAACGACGAGTACGTGAGCGTGGAGCACCTCTTCCTCACCCTGGCCGAGGAGCCGGAGAAGACCGGCGTGGGCCGGGTGAACAAGCAGTTCGGCCTGACGCCCGAGAAGGTGCTGGAGACCCTGACCGAGGTGCGCGGCAGCCAGCGCGTGACCTCCGACAACCCGGAGGCCACCTACGAGGCCCTGGGCAAGTACGGCCGCGATCTCGTGGAAGAGGCGCGCAAGGGCAAGCTCGACCCGGTCATTGGACGCGACGAGGAGATACGCCGTTGTGTGCGCATCCTCTCGCGCCGCACCAAGAACAACCCGGTGCTCATCGGCGAGGCCGGTGTGGGCAAGACCGCCATCGTGGAGGGCCTGGCCCATCGCGTGCTCAAGGGCGACGTGCCCGAGAGCCTGAAGGACAAGATGATCTACGCCCTGGACATGGGCGCGCTCATCGCCGGGGCCAAGTACCGCGGCGAGTTCGAGGAGCGGCTCAAGGCTGTGCTCAAGGAAGTGGAGAAGTCCGAGGGCAAGATCATCATGTTCATCGACGAGATCCACACCATCGTGGGCGCGGGCAAGACCGAGGGCTCCATGGACGCCGGCAACCTGCTCAAGCCCATGCTGGCGCGTGGCGAGCTCCATTGCATCGGCGCCACCACGCTGGACGAGTACCGCAAGAACATCGAGAAGGACCCGGCCCTGGAGCGACGCTTCCAGCCCGTGGTGGTCAACGAGCCCTCGGTGGAGGACACCATCTCCATCCTACGCGGCCTGAGCGAACGGTTCGAGGTGCACCACGGCGTGCGCATCGCGGACGCCGCCCTGGTGGAGGCGGCCGTGCTTTCGCACCGCTACATCACGGACCGCAACCTGCCGGACAAGGCCATCGATCTCATCGACGAGGCCGGCGCGCTGATCCGTACGGAGATCGACTCCCTGCCCACGGAGCTGGACGTCATCAACCGCAAGATCATGCAGCTGGAGATCGAGCGCGAGGCCCTGCGCCGCGAGAAGGACGAGGCCTCCCGCGAGCGGCTCGGAAAGCTGGAGAAGGAGCTGGCCGACCTCAAGGAGGACCAGGGCGAGCTCATGGCCCGCTGGGAGAAGGAGAAGGGCTCCATCGACGAGGTCCGCAAGGTCAAGGAGGATATCGAGCGCACCCGCCGCGAGATCGAGGAGGCCGAGCGCAAGTACGACCTCAACCGCGCGGCTGAGCTGCGTTTCGGCACGCTCACTCAGCTTGAGAAGACGCTGGCCCAGCTCGAAGGCACGGAAACGGCCGAGGGCGAGGAGAAGTCCGAGACCACCCGCCTGCTGCGCGAGGAAGTCACGCCGGAGGACGTGGCCGCCATCGTGGCCCGCTGGACCGGCATCCCGGTCTCCAGGCTGATGGAGGGCGAGCGCGAGAAACTGATGCGCCTGCCCGAGCTGCTGCACGAGCGCGTGATCGGCCAGGAAGAGGCCGTGAACGCCGTGGCCGACGCCGTGATCCGCGCCCGCGCCGGGCTCAAGGACCCCCGCCGGCCCATTGGCTCGTTCATCTTCCTCGGCCCTACCGGCGTGGGCAAGACCGAGCTGTGCAAGACCCTGGCCCAGGCCCTGTTCGACTCCGAGGACAACATGGTCCGCCTGGACATGAGCGAGTACATGGAGAAGCACACCGTGGCCCGGCTCATCGGCGCGCCTCCCGGATACGTTGGGTACGAGGAGGGCGGCCAGCTTACCGAGACCGTGCGGCGCAAGCCGTATTCCGTCATCCTGCTGGACGAGATCGAGAAGGCGCACCACGACGTGTTCAACGTGCTCCTGCAAATCCTGGACGACGGCAGGCTTACGGACAGCCACGGCCGCACCGTGGACTTCAAGAACACGATCCTGATCATGACCTCGAACATCGGCTCCACAACCATGCTCGAAGGCATTACGGAGCAGGGCGACTTCCGGGAGGGCGTGCGCGACGCCGTGATGGGCGAGCTGCGCCGGCATTTCCGGCCCGAGTTCCTGAACCGCGTGGACGAGACCGTGCTCTTCAAGCCGCTGCTCATGGACCAGCTCAAGCAGATTGTGGAGCTGCAGCTGGCCAACCTGCGCGAGCGTCTGGAAGACCGCAAGATCGAGCTCAATCTCACCGATGCGGCCAAGGAGCTCATCGTGCGCTCGGCCTACGACCCGGTCTACGGCGCGCGGCCGCTTAAGCGCTACCTGGCGGCCCATCTGGAAACGCCGCTGGCCAAGGCGCTTATCGGCGGCAAGCTGCACGACGGCGAGGCCGTGACCTTTGACGTGCTGGACGGGGACCTGGGCTACACCACCGGCCCCCGCACCAGGACCGAGGAGGAGTCGGCCGAGGCGTAG
- a CDS encoding chaperone modulator CbpM: MSNHDTEHLPERTEFILWAEFIERSGVSAARIGELIELGWIEPRTTEQGDYLFRVLDVVRANKLERICRDFEISSIAGTIIMDLLDRVQGLERQVRQMERLLWDASEGASGRP; this comes from the coding sequence ATGAGCAATCATGATACCGAACATCTCCCCGAACGCACGGAGTTCATCCTCTGGGCCGAGTTCATCGAGCGCAGCGGTGTGTCTGCCGCGCGCATCGGCGAGCTCATCGAGCTCGGCTGGATAGAGCCCCGCACCACGGAGCAGGGGGACTACCTCTTTCGCGTATTGGATGTTGTCCGCGCCAACAAGCTGGAGCGCATCTGCCGTGATTTCGAGATTTCCAGTATCGCCGGCACCATCATCATGGACCTGCTCGACCGCGTACAGGGGTTGGAGCGCCAGGTCCGCCAGATGGAGCGGTTGCTCTGGGACGCCTCGGAAGGCGCTAGCGGCCGGCCGTAA
- a CDS encoding DnaJ C-terminal domain-containing protein: MEYKDYYKILGVDKKSSKEEISRAFKKLARKYHPDLNPDDKTAEDKFKEINEAYEVLKDEEKRKLYDQLGPNWQHGQDFRPPPGYENVHFGGFGGGGGAQGFDASGFSDFFETIFGGMGGGMGGGMGGASFRSGAGGDPFGRGGFSSRPRRGSDAEASLDLSLEEAYRGGSKTISLTEHEPGGRPRTKTLNVNIPAGVKDGARIRLAGQGNPGMSGGPAGDLFLRVRILPHGQYYLDGNNIVTDLGVTPWEAALGGSVRVPTMDGEVEMKIPAGVDSGRKMRIRGRGLGQGANKGDLLVRVMIKSPKELTDEQRELWEKLAEASDFAPRG, encoded by the coding sequence ATGGAATACAAGGATTATTACAAAATTCTCGGCGTGGACAAGAAGTCGTCCAAGGAGGAGATCTCGCGGGCTTTCAAAAAGCTCGCCCGCAAGTATCATCCCGATCTCAACCCCGACGACAAGACCGCCGAGGACAAGTTCAAGGAAATCAACGAAGCGTACGAGGTCCTCAAGGACGAGGAGAAGCGCAAGCTCTACGACCAGCTTGGCCCCAACTGGCAGCATGGTCAGGACTTCCGGCCCCCGCCCGGGTACGAGAACGTCCACTTCGGCGGGTTCGGCGGCGGTGGCGGCGCGCAGGGTTTTGATGCGTCCGGCTTCTCCGACTTCTTCGAGACGATTTTCGGAGGCATGGGCGGAGGAATGGGTGGAGGAATGGGCGGTGCCTCGTTCCGCAGCGGCGCCGGCGGCGACCCCTTTGGCCGGGGCGGCTTTTCCAGCCGTCCGCGCCGTGGTTCGGACGCCGAGGCGAGCCTCGACCTGTCTCTGGAGGAAGCCTACCGCGGCGGCTCCAAGACCATATCCCTGACCGAGCACGAGCCGGGCGGTCGGCCGCGTACCAAGACGCTGAACGTGAACATTCCGGCCGGCGTCAAGGACGGGGCGCGCATCCGTCTGGCAGGGCAGGGCAACCCCGGCATGTCCGGCGGCCCGGCAGGCGACCTCTTCCTCCGCGTGCGCATCCTGCCGCATGGCCAGTACTACCTGGACGGCAACAACATCGTTACCGACCTGGGCGTGACCCCGTGGGAAGCCGCCCTGGGCGGCAGCGTGCGCGTGCCCACCATGGACGGCGAGGTGGAGATGAAGATTCCCGCCGGCGTGGACTCCGGCCGCAAGATGCGCATCCGCGGCCGCGGTCTGGGCCAGGGCGCGAACAAGGGCGATCTCCTGGTGCGCGTAATGATCAAGTCGCCCAAGGAGCTTACCGACGAGCAGCGCGAGCTGTGGGAAAAGCTGGCCGAAGCCTCGGATTTTGCACCGCGAGGATGA
- the aldA gene encoding aldehyde dehydrogenase, which translates to MKVYQQYIDGEFCDALSKEQFEVYNPYTEQVIAMAPKGGVEDAQAALDAAYASQKAWAAKPCAERAVYLKKMAELIRQNRDMLVRTLAEEQAKVIPLAQAEIDATAEYFDYYAGWARKYEGEVISSDRPTENILLHRQPIGVVVGICPWNFPFFVMARKVAPAILTGCTIILKPSSETPNTTFEFAKLVAGIGLPKGVLNFVAGGGSTLGDRLVRSPLVGLVTLTGSVETGQRIITATAENITKTSLELGGKAPAIVCSDADVDLAVKAIIDSRIIFSGQVCNCAERVYVEAPIYDEFMDKLTKGMAAVTYGDPFAEPAPSMSSQINAAQLDKIDAMVQQAKADGVDVLVGGSKADDTPSGHFYKPTLLAGCTQDMEIIRKEIFGPVLPVVKAADFDEALDFANDCEYGLTSSIFTNNITKMMRAINELKFGETYVNREHFEAIQGFHAGWRKSGIGGADGKHGLYEYLQTHVSYIQY; encoded by the coding sequence ATGAAAGTCTATCAGCAGTACATCGACGGCGAATTTTGTGATGCATTGTCCAAAGAGCAGTTCGAGGTGTACAACCCGTATACCGAGCAAGTGATAGCAATGGCTCCCAAGGGCGGTGTGGAAGACGCGCAGGCCGCTCTGGACGCCGCCTATGCCTCCCAGAAGGCATGGGCTGCGAAACCTTGCGCCGAACGCGCCGTCTACCTCAAGAAGATGGCGGAGCTCATCCGGCAGAATCGGGACATGCTGGTTCGCACACTGGCTGAAGAGCAGGCCAAGGTCATTCCCCTGGCCCAGGCCGAGATCGACGCCACAGCTGAGTACTTCGATTACTATGCCGGTTGGGCCCGCAAGTACGAAGGCGAGGTCATCTCCAGCGACCGGCCCACTGAAAACATCCTCCTCCACCGCCAGCCCATCGGCGTGGTGGTGGGTATCTGCCCCTGGAACTTTCCGTTCTTCGTCATGGCCCGGAAGGTCGCTCCGGCCATACTGACCGGGTGCACCATCATTCTGAAGCCCAGCAGCGAGACCCCCAACACAACCTTCGAGTTCGCCAAGCTGGTGGCCGGCATCGGCCTGCCCAAGGGCGTGCTGAACTTCGTGGCCGGCGGCGGCAGCACCCTGGGCGACCGCCTGGTCCGCAGCCCCCTGGTGGGCCTGGTCACCCTGACCGGCAGTGTGGAGACCGGCCAGCGCATCATCACCGCCACGGCCGAGAACATCACCAAGACCTCGCTGGAGCTGGGCGGCAAGGCCCCGGCCATCGTGTGCAGCGACGCCGACGTCGACCTCGCCGTCAAGGCCATCATCGACTCCCGCATCATCTTCTCCGGCCAGGTGTGCAACTGCGCCGAACGCGTTTACGTGGAAGCGCCCATCTACGATGAGTTCATGGACAAGCTGACCAAGGGCATGGCCGCCGTGACCTATGGCGACCCGTTTGCCGAGCCCGCCCCGAGCATGAGCTCGCAGATCAACGCCGCCCAGCTGGACAAGATCGACGCCATGGTGCAGCAGGCCAAGGCCGACGGCGTGGATGTCCTGGTGGGTGGTTCCAAGGCGGACGACACCCCTTCCGGCCATTTCTACAAGCCCACGCTCCTGGCCGGATGCACCCAGGACATGGAGATTATCCGCAAGGAGATCTTCGGACCGGTGCTGCCCGTGGTCAAAGCCGCCGACTTCGACGAGGCGCTGGACTTTGCCAACGACTGCGAGTACGGCCTCACGTCCTCCATTTTTACCAACAACATCACCAAGATGATGCGCGCCATCAACGAGCTGAAGTTCGGTGAAACCTACGTCAACCGCGAGCACTTCGAAGCCATCCAGGGCTTCCACGCCGGCTGGCGCAAGTCCGGCATCGGCGGCGCGGACGGCAAGCACGGCCTGTACGAGTATCTCCAGACCCACGTGAGCTACATTCAGTACTAA
- a CDS encoding ferredoxin-thioredoxin reductase catalytic domain-containing protein, whose amino-acid sequence MTAEKLYETLKKIQEPKGNYFNKDLENMTMPLLEGLLENKKTYGYMVCPCRIASGEYEQDRDIICPCAYREPDMKEYGACFCGLYVTEEWNAAPEEEHEYVPERRPPEKLAF is encoded by the coding sequence ATGACCGCGGAAAAGCTCTATGAGACGCTGAAGAAGATCCAGGAGCCCAAGGGCAACTACTTCAACAAAGATCTCGAGAACATGACCATGCCGCTGCTGGAGGGCCTCTTGGAGAACAAGAAGACCTACGGCTACATGGTCTGCCCCTGCCGCATCGCTTCCGGTGAGTACGAGCAGGACCGGGACATCATCTGCCCCTGCGCGTATCGCGAGCCGGACATGAAGGAGTACGGCGCGTGCTTCTGCGGCCTGTACGTGACGGAAGAATGGAACGCGGCCCCGGAGGAAGAGCACGAGTACGTGCCGGAGCGCAGACCGCCGGAGAAGCTCGCGTTCTAG
- a CDS encoding glutaredoxin family protein has translation MPILAQGAPVNVKVYALSTCIHCKNAKKFLDEHNVPYEAVHLDQAQGDERKQLVEEVKKYNPACSFPTIVLNGGDRVVVGFRKSELEEALGL, from the coding sequence ATGCCTATTCTCGCACAAGGAGCTCCCGTGAACGTCAAAGTCTATGCCCTCTCGACCTGTATCCATTGCAAGAACGCCAAAAAATTCCTCGACGAGCATAACGTCCCTTACGAAGCCGTGCACCTGGACCAGGCCCAGGGCGACGAGCGCAAGCAGCTTGTGGAGGAGGTCAAAAAGTACAATCCGGCGTGTTCTTTTCCCACCATCGTCCTCAACGGCGGCGACCGCGTGGTGGTCGGCTTCCGTAAAAGCGAACTGGAGGAGGCGCTTGGCTTATGA
- the fliM gene encoding flagellar motor switch protein FliM, which produces MSKILAQDEVDILLRGLSGGEIEVESDVSEDDSGIVPFDLANQDRIIRGRMPVLEIVNDRFARLCTNALSNAVRKRVELNPISIDMTKFGDFMRSLPVPTSINIFKMDPLRGNAIMVVDSRLVFALVENFFGGTGSQPKIEGREFTSIEQAIVDRVIKIALDNMEESWRPVHDVNLELVRSEINPQFAAIVPPSDVVVVITFEVELENSIGSLVLCLPYATIEPIRSKLHASFQTERLEVDHAWVSRLKERLLETPVEMLVRFGRSKITGRQLLNLEEGDIILLDTDTDDLFEAEIEGVLKYHGITGMVKGNKAFQVINEEELRTT; this is translated from the coding sequence ATGAGCAAGATTCTCGCACAGGACGAAGTCGATATTCTGCTGCGCGGCCTTTCCGGCGGCGAGATCGAGGTCGAGTCCGATGTCTCGGAGGACGACTCCGGCATCGTGCCCTTTGACCTCGCCAACCAGGACCGCATCATCCGCGGGCGCATGCCGGTTCTGGAGATCGTCAACGACCGCTTCGCCCGGTTGTGCACCAACGCGCTCTCCAACGCCGTGCGCAAGCGCGTGGAGCTCAACCCGATCTCCATCGACATGACCAAGTTCGGCGATTTCATGCGTTCGCTGCCCGTGCCCACCTCCATCAACATTTTCAAGATGGACCCGTTGCGCGGCAACGCCATCATGGTGGTGGACTCGCGCCTGGTCTTCGCCCTGGTGGAAAACTTCTTCGGCGGCACCGGCTCCCAGCCCAAGATCGAGGGCCGGGAGTTCACCAGCATCGAGCAGGCCATCGTGGACCGCGTCATCAAGATCGCCCTGGACAACATGGAGGAGTCCTGGCGACCGGTGCATGACGTGAACCTGGAGCTGGTGCGCTCCGAGATCAACCCGCAGTTCGCGGCCATCGTGCCGCCCTCGGACGTGGTGGTGGTCATCACCTTCGAGGTGGAGCTGGAGAACTCCATTGGCTCCCTGGTGCTGTGCCTGCCGTACGCCACCATCGAGCCCATCCGCTCCAAGCTGCACGCCAGCTTCCAGACCGAACGGCTGGAGGTGGACCACGCCTGGGTCTCCCGGCTCAAGGAACGGCTGCTGGAAACACCGGTGGAGATGCTGGTGCGCTTCGGCCGCTCCAAGATCACCGGCCGGCAGCTCCTGAACCTGGAGGAGGGCGACATCATCCTGCTGGACACCGACACCGACGACCTTTTCGAGGCCGAGATCGAAGGCGTGCTCAAGTACCACGGCATCACGGGAATGGTGAAGGGCAACAAGGCGTTCCAGGTGATCAACGAAGAAGAGCTGCGCACAACCTGA
- a CDS encoding rhomboid family intramembrane serine protease gives MDRRHSPARLLRTAPPDAGWLDIVPELEERFGMSANRRIVRLWTLVLDSRSVPNHPELYPSRRTSWLGRPEGAAQATGPALYVPERHVERALDEIEQYVVENAGNRGRAPMPAPPARAGLGQTFLVLALLACFHALVTRTSSPGPLTLDQLGQGAQGFALAWREAGVADCMRIQVMGEWWRAVTALTLHADAGHLLTNALFGGVFFYLVTRRVGAALGWWSILFTGVVGNLINCRVSGYDHVSLGASTAVLGAVGVLAGIGAAEAGIGVLLVSGPHESFWKRAWRGVLLPLAMGVALLAFLGAGEGNIDLGAHFFGFVCGIVPGMIAGWLSQTGRVLPGLWDRLVALGALLVVVWSWVLAFL, from the coding sequence ATGGATCGCCGCCACTCCCCCGCGCGTCTGCTGCGCACGGCTCCCCCGGACGCAGGCTGGCTGGACATCGTTCCCGAGCTGGAGGAGCGGTTCGGGATGTCGGCAAACCGTCGCATTGTCAGATTATGGACGCTCGTGCTCGACTCGCGCAGCGTGCCTAACCACCCTGAATTATACCCGTCTCGCAGAACATCCTGGTTGGGAAGGCCGGAAGGGGCCGCGCAGGCCACCGGTCCAGCCTTGTATGTGCCGGAGCGCCATGTGGAGCGCGCCCTGGACGAGATTGAACAGTATGTGGTTGAGAACGCAGGCAATAGAGGGCGTGCACCCATGCCGGCGCCACCGGCAAGGGCCGGTTTGGGCCAGACCTTTCTCGTGCTCGCCTTGCTTGCGTGCTTCCACGCCCTTGTTACACGCACCAGCAGCCCCGGGCCGCTGACGCTGGATCAGCTGGGGCAGGGCGCGCAGGGCTTTGCCCTGGCCTGGCGCGAGGCCGGCGTGGCCGACTGCATGCGCATTCAGGTGATGGGCGAATGGTGGCGGGCTGTCACAGCTTTGACACTTCACGCCGACGCCGGGCATCTGCTGACCAACGCCTTGTTCGGCGGAGTTTTCTTCTATCTGGTCACCCGGCGAGTGGGCGCGGCCCTGGGCTGGTGGTCCATCCTCTTTACCGGCGTGGTCGGCAACCTCATCAACTGCCGGGTTTCCGGCTACGACCACGTGAGCCTGGGCGCCTCCACGGCCGTGCTCGGCGCTGTGGGCGTGCTTGCCGGCATCGGCGCGGCCGAGGCGGGCATCGGCGTGCTCCTGGTGTCCGGTCCGCATGAGAGCTTCTGGAAACGGGCGTGGCGCGGCGTGCTGCTGCCTTTGGCCATGGGCGTGGCGCTGCTGGCTTTTCTGGGCGCGGGGGAGGGCAACATCGACCTCGGCGCGCACTTCTTCGGCTTTGTGTGCGGCATCGTCCCCGGCATGATCGCCGGCTGGCTCTCCCAGACGGGCCGGGTGCTGCCCGGTCTGTGGGACCGCCTGGTCGCCTTGGGCGCATTGCTCGTGGTCGTGTGGAGCTGGGTCCTGGCGTTTTTGTAG
- a CDS encoding FxsA family protein yields MLLKLFLGFTLIPLLELYLLITVGSYIGAAATILIVILTGAVGAWLARMQGVSTMLTIRERLNSGQMPAEEMIDAALILVAGLLLLTPGLITDVCGLTLLIPPARNAFKRLLRRKFDTWIRQGHIEIHRF; encoded by the coding sequence ATGCTGCTCAAGCTTTTTCTGGGCTTCACGCTCATTCCGCTCCTGGAGCTCTATCTGCTCATCACGGTGGGCTCGTACATCGGCGCCGCCGCCACTATCCTTATAGTCATACTGACCGGCGCCGTGGGCGCCTGGCTGGCGCGGATGCAGGGCGTCAGCACCATGCTCACGATCCGGGAACGGCTGAACAGCGGCCAGATGCCCGCCGAGGAGATGATCGACGCCGCACTCATTTTGGTGGCCGGTCTGCTGCTGCTCACCCCTGGTCTGATTACCGACGTGTGCGGCCTCACGCTGCTCATTCCGCCGGCGCGGAACGCTTTCAAGCGCTTGCTTCGTCGCAAATTTGACACATGGATCCGTCAGGGCCACATCGAGATCCACCGCTTCTAG
- the rpmB gene encoding 50S ribosomal protein L28, giving the protein MSKVCEICGKRPQVGNNVSHAHNKTKRRFMPNLQQVRALLPSGEVKRIQVCTRCLRSGEIAKPPARQVD; this is encoded by the coding sequence ATGTCCAAGGTCTGCGAAATCTGTGGTAAACGCCCCCAGGTTGGCAACAATGTGAGTCACGCGCACAACAAGACCAAGCGCCGCTTCATGCCCAACCTGCAGCAGGTACGTGCTCTGCTTCCCTCCGGCGAGGTAAAGCGCATCCAGGTCTGCACCCGCTGCCTGCGCTCCGGCGAGATCGCCAAGCCCCCGGCCCGCCAGGTCGATTGA
- a CDS encoding YceD family protein translates to MSQIWVPLHDIPAEGREFSFSDPGLWTEPWKEFGLQYEMIDPLSASLYVSPQKEGYLISGTLTGKVSVPCDRCAEPAVVEVDSQFQEFESTTGTIDEDEGDEAEDEKSDLLRLTGQGWELDAAGLLWEQFQLAVPVKPLCRPDCKGLCPVCGADLNTAPCECEQDQGDPRLAVLRGLKISSS, encoded by the coding sequence ATGTCACAGATTTGGGTGCCATTGCACGACATCCCGGCCGAAGGCCGGGAATTTTCTTTTTCCGACCCGGGCTTGTGGACCGAACCCTGGAAAGAGTTCGGTCTGCAGTACGAAATGATTGACCCGCTCTCCGCCTCCCTTTATGTCTCTCCGCAAAAGGAAGGCTACCTGATCTCCGGCACGCTCACAGGAAAGGTTTCCGTGCCGTGCGACCGTTGCGCGGAGCCGGCTGTTGTCGAAGTGGACTCGCAGTTCCAGGAGTTCGAATCGACCACCGGCACGATCGACGAGGACGAGGGAGACGAGGCGGAGGACGAGAAGAGCGACCTGCTTCGCCTGACCGGTCAGGGATGGGAGCTTGACGCCGCCGGCCTGCTGTGGGAGCAGTTCCAGCTTGCCGTGCCGGTCAAGCCGCTGTGCCGCCCGGACTGCAAGGGGCTGTGCCCCGTGTGCGGCGCCGATCTGAATACGGCGCCATGCGAGTGCGAGCAAGACCAGGGCGATCCCCGTCTGGCCGTACTTCGGGGCTTGAAGATAAGCTCCTCCTGA
- the rpmF gene encoding 50S ribosomal protein L32: MAVPQKRQSKSRSRMRRAHDKVAVPNVIYCECGEPTLPHRVCPSCGMYKGRQYLRNEDA; this comes from the coding sequence ATGGCTGTTCCCCAAAAAAGACAATCCAAATCCAGAAGCCGGATGCGCCGCGCCCATGACAAGGTCGCAGTGCCCAACGTGATCTACTGCGAATGCGGCGAGCCCACCCTGCCCCACCGCGTCTGCCCCAGCTGCGGCATGTACAAGGGCCGCCAGTACCTCAGGAACGAGGATGCCTAG
- the plsX gene encoding phosphate acyltransferase PlsX, with product MGGDHGPSVVIPGAIRAAREGDFKIILLGDEKRIRHELDKLGPCPEAEILHTSQVAAMGEKPSDVLRRKKDSSIQQAFAIVKEGRAHGVVSAGNSGATVACGMFILGRIDGVERPALASIMQTEHAPMVLVDVGANVDCKPYHLFQFGIMADVLARDVLGIERPRVGLLSIGEEEGKGNLQVKEAFELFKMTAMNFVGNVEGRDIFTGDVDVVVCDGFVGNVALKLSEGLCTSLSRMLKRELMRSLPARLGASLVAGALKRFARLVDYAEYGGAPVLGLQGIAIVCHGASNEKAIKSACSMAATYVRKETNDHLMAELSANEELSRFGKAAMKL from the coding sequence ATGGGCGGCGACCACGGTCCTTCCGTGGTCATCCCCGGCGCCATCCGCGCCGCGCGCGAAGGCGACTTCAAGATCATCCTTCTGGGTGACGAGAAGCGCATCCGCCACGAGCTCGACAAGCTGGGTCCCTGCCCCGAGGCGGAGATCCTGCACACGAGCCAGGTTGCCGCCATGGGTGAGAAGCCTTCCGACGTTCTGCGCCGGAAAAAGGACTCGTCCATCCAGCAGGCCTTTGCCATCGTCAAGGAAGGCCGCGCCCACGGCGTGGTCAGCGCGGGCAACTCCGGCGCCACAGTGGCGTGCGGCATGTTCATTCTCGGCCGCATAGACGGGGTCGAGCGCCCGGCGCTCGCCTCCATCATGCAGACCGAGCATGCGCCCATGGTGCTGGTGGACGTCGGCGCCAACGTGGACTGCAAGCCCTACCACCTCTTCCAGTTCGGCATCATGGCCGACGTGCTGGCGCGCGACGTGCTGGGCATAGAGCGTCCCCGCGTGGGCCTCTTGTCCATCGGCGAGGAGGAAGGCAAGGGCAACCTCCAGGTGAAGGAGGCCTTCGAGCTCTTCAAGATGACCGCGATGAACTTCGTGGGCAACGTGGAGGGCCGGGACATCTTTACCGGCGATGTGGACGTTGTGGTCTGCGACGGCTTTGTGGGCAACGTGGCCCTCAAGCTCTCGGAAGGTCTGTGCACCTCGCTTTCGCGCATGCTCAAACGCGAGCTCATGCGCTCTCTGCCGGCGCGGCTCGGCGCAAGCCTGGTCGCAGGCGCGCTCAAGCGCTTCGCACGGCTCGTGGACTACGCCGAGTACGGCGGAGCCCCGGTGCTTGGCCTGCAGGGCATCGCCATCGTCTGCCACGGCGCGTCCAACGAGAAGGCCATCAAGAGCGCCTGTTCCATGGCTGCCACATACGTTCGCAAGGAGACGAACGACCATCTCATGGCCGAGCTTTCGGCCAACGAGGAACTCTCCCGGTTCGGCAAAGCCGCCATGAAACTGTAG